The genomic segment CTCGCGCGCGTGTTCGTCGCGCATGGCGTCGAGAAAATCCGTCTCACGGGCGGTGAGCCGCTCTTGCGCAAGAACATCGAATTCCTGATCGAACGGCTTGCGACACTGCAGACGCCCGAAGGCCGCCCGCTCGATCTGACGCTCACGACGAATGGCTCGCTCCTCGCGCGCAAGGCGCAGTCGTTGCGTGACGCGGGTCTGTCGCGCGTGACGGTCAGCCTGGACGCACTCGACGATTCCCTGTTTCGCCGCATGAACGACGCCGATTTCGCGGTCGCCGACGTGCTGAACGGCATCGAAACGGCGCAAGCCGTCGGACTCGATCCCATCAAGGTGAACATGGTCGTGAAGCGCGGCACGAACGATCAGGAAATCGTGCCGATGGCGCGTCACTTCAAAGGCAGCGGCGCGGTTCTGCGCTTCATCGAGTACATGGACGTCGGCGCGTCGAACGGCTGGAACATGAGCGAAGTGCTGCCGTCGGCGCAAGTGGTCGAGCGCATCGACGCGCATTTTCCGCTCGCGCCGCTGGAAGCGCATACGGCCGCCGAAACGGCACAGCGCTGGGGCTATTGTGACGGCAGCGGCGAAATCGGCGTGATCTCCAGCGTCACGCGCGCGTTCTGCGGCTCCTGCACGCGCGCGCGGCTCTCGACGGAAGGCAAACTCTATCTGTGCCTCTTCGCGGTGTCCGGCCATGACCTGCGCGGCCTGATTCGCGGCGGCGCGAGCGATGAAGACGTCGCCACCGCCATCGCGCGGATCTGGGA from the Caballeronia sp. NK8 genome contains:
- the moaA gene encoding GTP 3',8-cyclase MoaA, encoding MSRRIIPLADVSAIPDFSGATASPSGHLMDTLARPLRDLRISVTDRCNFRCVYCMPREVFDKDYQFLPHAALLSFEEIERLARVFVAHGVEKIRLTGGEPLLRKNIEFLIERLATLQTPEGRPLDLTLTTNGSLLARKAQSLRDAGLSRVTVSLDALDDSLFRRMNDADFAVADVLNGIETAQAVGLDPIKVNMVVKRGTNDQEIVPMARHFKGSGAVLRFIEYMDVGASNGWNMSEVLPSAQVVERIDAHFPLAPLEAHTAAETAQRWGYCDGSGEIGVISSVTRAFCGSCTRARLSTEGKLYLCLFAVSGHDLRGLIRGGASDEDVATAIARIWEARGDRYSQLRGSASAPSREDSPRVEMSYIGG